The Synechococcus sp. BL107 nucleotide sequence GCCACACCGGCACCGCACTCAACCGAGACCGAACAGCCGAGCGAAATAAATTTTTTGACCGTGTCGGGCGTTGCCGCGATCCGGGTTTCCCCCGGTGTCGACTCCACCGGTATCAGAAGTCTGGGCAAGGCGAACACATCCACCGACCCAATCAAGATTACGAGGTCATCATCTTGAGATCCGCAGGATTGTTGAAGAACGCGGCCGAAAGCCTTTGGTGTGGCTAGTTCAAGAGAACATCTCGTGTTTTGTATGGGTCTCAGCGCAATCGAATGTCCTGATGGCGTTTGCCACAGCCACCACGGTGGCCACGCTGTGGAACGCGAAACGATGAAATCATCCCTGCAGAACCATGGCAAGGACTGGTGCGAACGCCTGGCTGAGCGGATTTATGAGATGTCGGTCGATACGTTCTCTCAAAGCGTGATGCCCAGCCTGCATGCTTCGGGCTGGCAGCGTCGCCATCTGGACTGGGAGTTCAAACTCGCCGAAAACGACTCCGAACCCGATCAGACCCTGGTCGACGGGATCATTAATGCCACCGAAAGCTTCCTGCGCAGCAGTGAAGTGCACCGCTTGTTCATCCAAGAGCTGGTGCAGGGCACGTTTGCCGAGGCGAGTGAAGACGAGCTTCGTGTTCAAGCCGTTCGCACCCTCGTCGAAAAAGAACTCATCGCAATGCTCGAAGAGCGGCGCCAGGAGCTGCTCGACAGGGTGGCCCATCAACTGATGGACGCGGCCAAGGGGGACTTCGAGGCTGCACGTCACGCCACAGAAGATGCGCTCGATGAAGTTGAACGCTTGGTGTTGAACCACGCCGACGCCCTTTGAACCGCTGGTTGGCTTGACTTGAAAGGGGCGGCCTGCCGATCAGAAGGTCTAGGGCGGCCCCTAGAGGTGCCAAAGCCGTTCGAAATCGTTAAAAAGACTCATCTTCTTCAGGAACACCATCAGCGCCTGCAGCTTCAATCTTCCGGCTCACACCGGATCGGCATCGATCCAACCGCGCGAATGGCAGCAACATCTAATTCAGTTGTTGCGCCGCCGACTGGATCAACTTTCCAGTGGCTCATTCACGGCTGACCTTGGCGACATTCTTGTGTTCGCCGGACCTGGAGCAGGCAAAACCCTCGGGGCACTCCTGGGTTTTTCCAGCATGCGGCGCGACGGACATCTGGATCAATTTGTGGTGTTCTGCCATCGAACATCAATCCTGGAGCAGTGGAAGCAAGCGGCGTCCGGGCTTGGTTTACGCCTGGAGGAATGGCCCTGCACGGCTGCGGCGGCGAAAGCGGCTGATGGACTGTTGGTGACCTATCAGGGAGCTGGGCGTCAGCTCCAACCACTACAAGAACAACTCGGACAACTTCAAGCTGATCGCTGCATGGCGATTGCCGATGAGGCACACCACCTGGGGCTGGATCCAGATGACCCCAAGGCACCGGCATGGGGTCAAACCTTCCAAGCGCTGACAGAAGCCTTCAAGTTGCGAGTCGGCCTGACTGGAACACCATTCCGGGCCGACAACCTTGGCTTCTGTGCAGCCCGCCGCATTCGCGTTGTGCAAGACGGCATGGTGATGGAGCAAATATGTCCTGATCTATGCGTCGAACCGAGAGACCTGATCGCCGCTGGAGACGTGCGACCTCTCGAATTTCGCTTTCAAGACGGATGGGTGGAGCACAGTCGAGAAGGGATGCCCGATCGCGACGTGTCACCCCTGTCGGCCGAACATCGGGAAAGCTGGCGAGCCCGCAACCTTCGCCGCGCCATCCGCTTGGCCGATAGCAGCAGCATCGGTCAACAGGTGTTGCTGCGAGCGCAACGCAAGTTGACGGACATGCGGCAAAGCCATCCTGATGCAGCGGGACTTGTGATTGCCAGGGATATTGATCATGCAGAAGCCATCGCAACACTGCTGAGGGAAGACGGCAATCGCGTGGAGCTCGTGCATTCCCAAAGCCCACAGGCTGCAGAGCGTCTCCATGGATTTCAGGGCGGCACGGCCGACTGGCTCGTCAGCATCGATATGTGTGCTGAGGGTTTTGATGCACCACGACTGAGGGTTGTGGCCTACCTCACCACCGTGGTCACCCGAAGTCGGTTTGTTCAAGGCATCACTCGGGCGGTTCGAATGACGGCAACCCTTGCGGCAACGGAAACCATCCCCCGCGCACCCTCCTTTGTTTTTGCTCCAGCTGATCCACGACTGATGGAGTACGCCCGTTCCTGGTCGATCGCAGAGCCCTACGTTTTACGTCCGCGCGAGGAGGCCGAAGCGGATGAACTTGGAACTGGTGGGCACTGGCGTGGCCCCAGTCTGCCGATGGAAGCTGTGGAAGATGGAGCCGGGAATGTGATCCGTCTCAAAACACCAGAACTCCCCCTGTTTTTGCAGCAGTGATTACAGCTTTCTTGAGAGAAAAATGCGAAGTTTTCGACATAAGGGCCACGAATTAGCCCTTAGATCAACCAACCTGGCGCACAACGGAGAGATTGTTATGGACGCAGCAATGGAACGCCGAATCAACGTTGCAACCAACTGGGCATCAACTCGGATCGCTTATCTCGACAAAGCTGAGCGCTATGAAGATAGTTATGCCATTACCCAAGAATTCCGAGAGTGGATTACTTGCATTGGTGAAAACGTGTCCTTACTAGACGACACAATCCTGGTAACGCCTATTAGCTCAAAAAAATCTGGAGGCATCAACGACCGACCGTCAAGCGACCATCAAGTCGAAATCTAAAGCTTTTGTTTATTTTTGGCAGGGAAGGAAATACGAATTCCCTTTAATGCGTTCAGCAGCACTTAGGCCTTAGATTTAACTCATAGTCATTCCGCATAAGAGCATGGTTGCTGGTGCGTCCGAGTCCATTGAGAACCTCGTGATCGTTGGCTCGGGCCCGGCTGGATACACAGCAGCGATTTACGCCGCCCGCGCCAACCTTCAGCCCACTTTGGTGACAGGCTTCCAACGAGGGGGGATTCCCGGTGGGCAGCTGATGACCACAACCCACGTCGAGAACTTTCCTGGATTTCCGGATGGAGTGCTCGGACCAGACTTGATGGATTTGATGAAGGCTCAAGCGGTGCGCTGGGGCACCCATTTGCTTGAGGCCGATGCCGATTCCATTGATCTCAGCCAACGTCCATTTCAGATTCAAGTTGAAGGGGAAACCATTCGAGCCCATGCCGTTGTGATTGCAACGGGTGCCAGTGCAAACCGCTTGGGGTTGCCTTCAGAAGAGCAGTTTTGGAGCCGTGGCATTAGTGCTTGTGCCATTTGTGATGGAGCGACACCCCAATTTCGCAACGCCGAACTGGCTGTTGTCGGTGGCGGTGATTCCGCCTGCGAAGAGGCTGTTTATCTCACGAAATACGGCAGCCATGTGCATCTAATCGTGCGCTCTGAACGGTTGAGGGCCAGTGCCGCCATGGCCGACCGAGTTCTCGCGAACCCAGCCATCACCGTGCATTGGAACAGTGAGATTGTCGATGTAAGCGGTGAAGACTGGATGGAGACACTCACCTTGCGAAATCGCATCGATGATTCAACAGCTGACCTAGCGGTCAAAGGTCTGTTTTATGCCATTGGCCATACACCCAATACCGAGCTGTTGAACGGTCAAATTGACCTCGATAGCAAGGCTTACCTCGCCACAGCATCAGGCCGCCCAGAAACATCCATTGATGGCGTGTTTGCGGCTGGTGATGTGGCTGATGCTGAGTGGAGACAAGGCATTACGGCGGCAGGTAGCGGCTGCAAAGCAGCCTTAGCGGCCGAGCGTTGGCTGAGCCATCACGACCTAGCCACCCGAATGAAACGGGACAACATCGAGCCGGCCAAGGCAGAACGCCCGGTCAACGTAGAAGTCACAACGGAAGCCACCTATAGCCCTGAAGGGCTTTGGCAAAAAGGGGGTTACGCCCTTCGCAAGCTGTATCACGACAGCAACAAGCCAATCCTGGTGGTTTACACCTCACCAAGCTGTGGTCCTTGCCATGTGTTGAAGCCTCAGCTTCAACGGGTGATCAATGAGCTCGACGGCTCCGCCCAGGCGATCGTGATTGATATCGAATCCGATCAAGAGATTGCCGAACAGGCGGGGGTGAGCGGAACACCCACCATCCAGCTGTTTCACCAAAAAGCGATGGTGAAGCAATGGCGTGGCGTCAAACAACGGAGTGAGTTCAAACAGGCCATCGAAGCCCTGATCTGATCAACGACGCCGTGGTCCACCTGGGCGGTTGCCGCCTGGGCGTCCACCTGGTGCACCGGCATTGCGCTCGCGGTAGGTGATCCGCCCACGGGTGAGGTCGTAGGGACTGATTTCGACAAGCACCTTGTCGCCAGCCAACAATTTGATCCGAAATTTGGTCAGCTTTCCAGCAGCACGACATAAACACTGGTGACCGGCAGGCTGCTCAAGCGTGACCAGATAGAACCCATTGCCCTGTTCCTTCTCGATCACACCCGAGGTTTCGATCATGCGCTGGTGAGGTTTTTAACCTGTATTGCCTCCCACTTTAGGAGGGCGCATGCAGATCCCAATCACAGATTTTTCCCTTTAAGGTCAACGCCCGGTGAAACCAAATCGATGATGCTCCCCCCCCTAACCCTCGATTTGGGCCTGCTACTCATTTCCATCGGAGCGGTGAACCTCTGGCGTGCACGCCAAGGCAATGCCCAATAAGCCAGAGATTATTCAAAGCCATCGATGTAGAGAGGCTGCGGACCAGGTCAAGCTGATGATTCCCTCATAATCAACATCTACATCGAAAAATTCTTTTTGACTGAAGCAATCTTTGGAGATTAAATCTCAAGGGTTGTTACGTTAGTTTTTTTTAAAGAATCCAGCGGCTGAATCACTTGGCGACTTTGTTGCTCCATAAGCCCTACGGGGTGCTTAGCCAGTTCACTCCAGAAGACAACAGTCGCTGGGACTGCCTGCGAGATTTTGTCGACATCCCTGATGTGTACGCGGCTGGTCGTCTTGATGCCGACAGCGAAGGATTACTTGTACTCACAAGCAATGGACGCCTCCAACAACAATTAACCAATCCTCGTTTCGGTCATTGGCGAACCTATTGGGTTCAAGTTGAGGGATCTCCCCAGCCCCATCAACTCCAACAACTTCGCGATGGCATCACGATTCAGGGCTATCGCACCCGTCCTGCTAAAGCCGCGTGGCTGAACGCTGAAGCCATCCCAACCATTGGAGAGCGCATTCCCCCGATTCGGGTCCGCGCAGCCATCCCCACCCACTGGCTGGAGATCTCACTTCAGGAAGGAAGAAATCGTCAAGTGCGCCGCATGACGGCAGCAGTAGGTCTGCCCACGCTTCGATTGATCCGCCACACCATCGACCTCATGGATGGAGACACGCCCTTCACTCTGAAAGGGCTCGAACCCGGTGCATGGCGGACAGTGACCAAAGCGGAAGAAGGGCGTCTGGTGCAGTTACTTAAGGGCAGCAACCCGAGGAAACAGGCAGGTCGCCAACGAGGGTGACCGCTCGAAACTCGATGCTTTCCACCTCCCGCCAGGGATCTTGGCTGCGATCGGCGTAATGGACCTGCTCAAAGCCAAGGCGACGGAAGGCCTCGAGAAACGCGGTCTCTTCCCAGGCACCACTAATACAGCCGCTCCAAAGGTCTGGATCCTCTTGCAGATGTTGAGGCACCAACTGATCGCAAACAATGTCGCTGATAGCAACACGACCACCCGGAGCAAGAACGCGGCGAATGTTGGCCAACAACCGATCTCGATCAGATGGATTCACCAAATTGAGAACGCAATTACTTAAAACAACATCAACGCTTCCGTCCGCAACAAGGGGCATTCCATCGCTGGTAGGGGCATCAAGCGCCTCAATGGCTCCATCAACAAACTGAACATTGGCGAAGCCAATTGCCTCCGCAACTTGCGCAGCAGCACCACGGGACAGGGCCAACATGTCGACGTTGCGATCCACACCGATCACCGCACCGGCCGCCCCCACGATCTGTGAGCAAATAAAGGCGTTCTTGCCACTGCCGCTGCCAAGATCCAACACCCGATCACCGGCACGAACCCAGCGTGTGGGATCACCACAGCCGTAATCACGCTCTACAACGGCGTTCGGGATGACACGCAGGAGTTCAGGATCAAACCCCACAGGAGTACACAAACAAGCTTCTTGCTCATGGGCGGCCGCGCCATAACGCTCCTCCACGGCACGGGTTTGGTCAAAGGCATTCGATGGTGGACAGCAAGAATCAGGCATCAACCGATGGCCTCCTGCAACTCACGCACAACATTCCACTGGCCATACCAATAATTGGCCTCTGCTCTTCTAGCCACGTCTTCTATGCCATCAATGGCGTCGGGCCCCACCGTTTTCCAAAGCTCATGGCCACACGCTCGATTCAAACCCTGCTCTGCCTCCTCTGAAAGCAAGAGCAGCCGGCGCTGCAGATTTTTGAGCTGAGCGACAGCCATAAGACCAAAAAACCTAGATTAATAGTACAAATCAACTAAAACAAGACAAGTACCTAGAAGGGGAGTTTTTTCTTGGCGTCTTTATCCAGATCTGCTTCCATCTCACGAAGCCTTTTGAGAATCGTGTCGTAGTACTCGCGGATATAACTCTCCATATCCGTTGTCTCGGCTTCATCCAAGCCAAACGCGGCATAACTGGATTTCATCTGGGCATCGAGGGGCTGTCCTCCACCGGTGACTTCCGCGAAGGCAAGACGTTCCGCCACATTGACGGCAGGCTCGAAAAAAGAAGCAACTCCTTGCATCAGCTTGATCAAGATCGGCTGAACGCGGAAAACACGCGCCGTTTTACCGCTGCAACGCTCACAAAGCTGCACCAGTTGCCCTGTATTCCAGGGTTTTGGACCCACAACAGGGAAAGTTCCCCTCACCGTTTCTGGACGTTCAAGGGCCGCCACCGCAAAACGGGCCATGTCTTGCGTGTTCATGTACGCAATCGCCGTCGGGCTTCCACTCACCCAAACGGTTTGGCTTTCCAAAACAGGGATTGCGAATTGGCTGATCACACCCTGCATGAAGGCTGCGCCTTGGAGGATGGTGTAGTCAAAATCCGAGGCTTCCAGCAAATTCTCGGTACAAGCCTTGATATCCATCAACGGCACATCGCGATAACGGTGAGCTCCGAGCAACGAAAGGAAGACAAATCGCTTCACATTGGCGCGATCACAGGCGCGCAAAAGGTTGAGCTTTCCGTCCCAATCGGATTCGTAAATGCTCTGTGGATCACTGGGGCGGCTTGTGGCGGCATCGATGACGGCATCGACGCCGTCGAGGGCGTAATCGAGGCTGTCGGGCTCCAGCAAGTCACCACGGGTGAGCTCACAGCCCCACTCCTGCAGAAACGCTGCCTTGCGAGGGGTTCGGACCATGCAACGAACCTGATGACCAGCATCCAAAGCTCGACGAGCAATCTGCCGTCCGAGGGTGCCCGTTCCTCCAACCACCAGAACCTGCATGGCACCTCGACTTCAAGGTTGGGAGCTTAGTGGGCTTAAGGCAAAAGCTGCCGAATCAATCGCCCTCAAGTTTCAACAGCAAGGCACCACCAACAAGACCAATGGGGATGAGGACCCAAAAAATGGCGGCCGTTCCGAAAATTTCTGAAGCCATGGTCGGGGCGCAACTTTCACGCCCCATTTAAGTCCCTTCGGCACGCAAATCAGCGCAAAGCCTTAACAGGACTGTTAAATCTGCATCGGTACGCACTTGCCCGGCCATCACGCCACTGGGATAGGCCTGAAATCCGGCTTGCCGCACCGCTGTCACGAGCTGGTTCAAGGGCGGCGGACCTCCAACACCAAGACGTCGCGCCAACTCATCGGTGGGCCAAACCGTTGCTGGACTCCCAGGGTCGGCTTCTAAACGCTCCAGTAACCGCTGCGTCCGATTGGAGATGGCACCAGGGTTCCGCAGCCATGGATCCCCCCGCAACGCAACCAAGGTGTGGCGATCCTGCATGGGTCCGATCCAGAGGGGACCGCTCACACTCCAGCGACCTGCTCCGCTTGCACAGCGACAGCTTGGCCATCCGCTGAGATTTCTCAAAACCTGCACCACCTGTGATCCACAGGCTTCACATCGAGCGATGAGGCCTAAGTGATGCTCCTCACCCGGTTGAAGCTGCCGCCGCATGCGCACGACAACCCGAAAGGTCCGTCCCTCACTGAAGCAAAGCAGGGGTTGAAGCCCCCGACCCAGCATCCATGCCTGACGGGCTAGCAAACCAAGTTGGTGGCGCAAAGCCAATTCCCAACTCGCAGGATGCACCCGTGCAGCCGCACCAAGGCTGCGAACCGCTCCAGCACGATCATGACCCGTTGGCGAGCGTCCATCCGTACTCGCCAACAGGAGGATCCCGTCAAACCGCAAGACTTGTAAAACGGGCTGAATCAACGCCCCAGGAGCTCCGAACGCGTCTAGATCGATCAAATCAAAAAAGCGGCCTTCCAGATAGGCCCGTGCCAACAACATCTCGGCAGCCTGGGAACTGATGCGCACCGGCGACGGGAGATCACTCAAGTTGTTCTCCAAGTAGGGCGAACGATCTGGGTCGCCATCGTTCACCCAGAGCTCAACTCGCTCTGGTCTGGCCTGAACGGCTTCTAACCCCCAGCGCAAACTTCGGATCCCGCACCCTGCCATGAGGTCGAGCCAGCGGAGTTGACCCTCCACGTTCCGCTGTTGATGGCGAGCCAACAGCACCGAACAGTCCCGGGAAGGCCGTGAATCCGGACGAAAAAACCCCGATCCCAACGTGAGAGAGGCGGACCCTTCGCGATAGTGATGATCCGGTATGCCCAGAGCTGTGTCTGCCAATGCACCCCAGCCTGCCGAGCCGTGGTGCCCGGAGGCCGAAACCAGCGCGTGGGGGCACCACCATGAATGGACTTGGCGTCGCCAGCCAAGTCGTGGACGCCCAAATCAACAATGGACATGCCATTGGCGCGTTTTAGGGCCCAGCCATGGTCCAGCCCTCGTGCTTCTACATGGTTTCGGGGCCTCCAGCGGGCACTGGCGTCGCATCGCGCCGAAACTGGCGGCCCAGGGCTGGCAAGTGTTCAGCCTCGACCTCTTGGGATTTGGCGCGTCAGATCAACCGGGGATCCGCCAGGGCGGTCCACTGGATAACAGGATTTGGGGGCAGCAAACCGCGGCCTTTCTCCAAGAAGTTGTTCAGCAGCCCGCCGTGCTCATAGGGAACTCCCTTGGTGGCCTAAGTGCCCTCACCACAGCCGTTCTGACCCCCCATTTGGTGAGAGCACTTGTGGCAGCACCGCTGCCTGATCCGGCCCTACTCCAGCCGCTGCCACGACGACGTTCACCGTGGCGACGACGCTGGATAAGGAGATGGCTTGGCTTGGTCGTTCAACTCATTCCCTTGCAGTGGATCGTGCCTGTGATTGCCCGCAGCAAGCTGATTCGCCTTGGACTGCAAGGTGCTTACACCGCTTCCATCACCAACGACCTTGATCTGCAACAGCTGATTGGTCGTCCAGCCCGCCGACCAACCGCAGCGCGAGCCCTACGGGCGATGACCCTTGGAATGAGTCTTCGACCCCGCGGAGCCACGGCCCCGGCCCTATTGGAACAACTGGCAACAACCAACCTGCCGATGTTGTTGCTTTGGGGTCAAAACGATCGGTTTATCCCCCTCACCATCGGCCAACAGGTAGTTCATCAACACCCCTGGGTGGAGCTCAACGTGCTTCATCACTGTGGGCATTGCCCCCACGATGAGGACCCGATTCAGTTCCTAAATGCCCTGCTGCCCTGGCTGGACCGTAACTTGGGTAACAGCAGACCGGCAGGGGACGTTCAGAAGACATGAAGCACACCCTTTCGGTGCTTGTGGAGGACGAATCTGGAGCACTTAGCCGCATCGCCGGATTGTTCGCCCGCCGTGGTTTCAATATCCACAGCTTGGCTGTGGGGCCAGCGGAAGCCGATGGCCAATCACGCTTAACGATGGTGGTGGAAGGAGATGAGCAAACTCTGGAACAGATGACCAAGCAGCTGGACAAGCTGGTCAACGTTCTCCAAGTTCTGGATTTAACCCAGCGTCCAGCGGTGGAACGCGAACTGATGCTCCTAAAAGTGAAAGCCCCAGCCGAAACGAGGAGCGCCGTTTTTGATCTGGTTCAGGTGTTCCGCGCCAAGGTTGTGGACGTGGCCGATGAAGCTCTCACCCTTGAAGTGGTGGGCGACCCCGGCAAATTGGTGGCGCTTGAACGGCTGATGAGGCCCTTCGGCATCCTCGAAATCGCCCGCACTGGAAAAGTGGCCCTTGAGCGGGCATCAGGGGTGAACACCGAACTACTCAAGGTTTCACCGAGCGAAACGCGGATCCCGGCTTGAGTTCAATCACCAAGGCTGGCCTTGGTGATCCGATCCCCCTGGCGAATCTCATCAACAACGTCCATGCCCTTAATCACCTTCCCGAAAACGGCATAACGACCATCCAGTTCTGGTAAGGGCTTTAGGGCGATATAAAACTGAGCACTGGCGGAGTCTGGAGCCTGCGACCGTGCCATCGCCACCGAACCACGCTCATGGTTCAGGCTCAGGGAATCCAACTGACTGGGATTCGTAATTTCTCTGCTGTAGCGGGGATTTTCTTCTCCACGGAAACTGATCTCCAAGGGAATCATTCGAGATTGTCCGGTTTCTGGATCCACAAAACTGCCGGTGCCCAACTGATTTAAAGGAACCGAACGATCCTTTGATTTTGGATCTCCCCCCTGGACGACGAAAGGAACGGGCTCGCGAACCACGCGGTGAAACATCGTTCCGTCGTAGGTGCCACGACGCACCAAATCAACAAAATTTCCGGCTGTGATCGGCGCTGCATCACCATCTACCTCGATCGTGATCTCGCCTCGGTTGGTGCTCACCTGCACCTGGGTTGTGCCCTGCAGACAAGGAACACTTGCATCAGCACAGGATGGTGTTGGCGATGCCTGCGGTGAAGCACTACAACTCACCATCAAAGGAATGAGAAGCAGTAGCGACAACACAACTCGACGAAGAGGCGAACGCATGGGAATCAAAGTCCTTCGAGGTTGACGCCGAGAAAACGGGCGAGTTCGGCTCCTTCCTGCTCGAGTTGAGCCAATGGCAGCGGCTCACCCACACGGGTGAGGGGAAGATCGCGACGCCCCTGGAGACGCAGAGACACGCGACGGCGGGCATTGAACCCATCACGCACTTCAACTTTCACCGCTTTCACATCTTTCAAGGGAAATTCCACACAAACCGGGCGACGAAAACCCCGACGGCTGATCACTACAACGCCAGATTCTTTATCAAAACGGTTGCTCCCGGAGCCCACATCGACAGCGATCACGTACCAGAGGTAAGAGGCCAACAGGGCAGCAGCGAGGCTGTACAGGCCCATCACCAGGCCCTGCGGAACAAAAATTAGGGCTGCGGGATGCCCAAAGGGCAACAGGTCTTGTCCGAAATAGCTGGAGAGCGACGCCAACAGGAAGCCAACACCCCCAACACTGACGGCTGCAGCCACCAAAAAATTAGAAAGTCGCCGTGAGCCGAGCACCGATTGCTCCAGCACTGCTGCGGACATGAAGATGGCGGTATTTACTGCCCATTGTGGTGGGAGACGGTGCGCAATAGCGAAAGCAAAAGAAATCCCAAAGAAACGAAGCGATACAAGGGATTTCAGGTGATGCGAACACGCCCCACAGCACGGGTTGGGATTGTTAAGGTCGCTGGCGTATCCAACAGCCTGCGGTTTTCCGCACCCGTTCACCCTCATGACGATCGCTGTAGGACGCGCGCCTCAGCGGGGATGGTTTGACGTCCTCGATGACTGGCTCAAGCGCGACCGCTTCGTATTCATTGGCTGGTCTGGCCTTCTTCTGCTCCCGACGGCCTACATGGCTATCGGTGGCTGGCTGACCGGCACCACGTTTGTCACCTCCTGGTACACCCACGGCATCGCGTCGTCGTACCTCGAAGGTTGCAACTTTCTCACCGCTGCTGTTTCGACCCCCGCTGACGCGATGGGTCACAGCTTGCTGCTGCTCTGGGGCCCAGAAGCCCAGGGCGATTTCGTCCGCTGGTGTCAACTCG carries:
- a CDS encoding DEAD/DEAH box helicase yields the protein MLRRRLDQLSSGSFTADLGDILVFAGPGAGKTLGALLGFSSMRRDGHLDQFVVFCHRTSILEQWKQAASGLGLRLEEWPCTAAAAKAADGLLVTYQGAGRQLQPLQEQLGQLQADRCMAIADEAHHLGLDPDDPKAPAWGQTFQALTEAFKLRVGLTGTPFRADNLGFCAARRIRVVQDGMVMEQICPDLCVEPRDLIAAGDVRPLEFRFQDGWVEHSREGMPDRDVSPLSAEHRESWRARNLRRAIRLADSSSIGQQVLLRAQRKLTDMRQSHPDAAGLVIARDIDHAEAIATLLREDGNRVELVHSQSPQAAERLHGFQGGTADWLVSIDMCAEGFDAPRLRVVAYLTTVVTRSRFVQGITRAVRMTATLAATETIPRAPSFVFAPADPRLMEYARSWSIAEPYVLRPREEAEADELGTGGHWRGPSLPMEAVEDGAGNVIRLKTPELPLFLQQ
- the trxB gene encoding thioredoxin-disulfide reductase yields the protein MVAGASESIENLVIVGSGPAGYTAAIYAARANLQPTLVTGFQRGGIPGGQLMTTTHVENFPGFPDGVLGPDLMDLMKAQAVRWGTHLLEADADSIDLSQRPFQIQVEGETIRAHAVVIATGASANRLGLPSEEQFWSRGISACAICDGATPQFRNAELAVVGGGDSACEEAVYLTKYGSHVHLIVRSERLRASAAMADRVLANPAITVHWNSEIVDVSGEDWMETLTLRNRIDDSTADLAVKGLFYAIGHTPNTELLNGQIDLDSKAYLATASGRPETSIDGVFAAGDVADAEWRQGITAAGSGCKAALAAERWLSHHDLATRMKRDNIEPAKAERPVNVEVTTEATYSPEGLWQKGGYALRKLYHDSNKPILVVYTSPSCGPCHVLKPQLQRVINELDGSAQAIVIDIESDQEIAEQAGVSGTPTIQLFHQKAMVKQWRGVKQRSEFKQAIEALI
- the infA gene encoding translation initiation factor IF-1, whose translation is MIETSGVIEKEQGNGFYLVTLEQPAGHQCLCRAAGKLTKFRIKLLAGDKVLVEISPYDLTRGRITYRERNAGAPGGRPGGNRPGGPRRR
- a CDS encoding pseudouridine synthase, producing MATLLLHKPYGVLSQFTPEDNSRWDCLRDFVDIPDVYAAGRLDADSEGLLVLTSNGRLQQQLTNPRFGHWRTYWVQVEGSPQPHQLQQLRDGITIQGYRTRPAKAAWLNAEAIPTIGERIPPIRVRAAIPTHWLEISLQEGRNRQVRRMTAAVGLPTLRLIRHTIDLMDGDTPFTLKGLEPGAWRTVTKAEEGRLVQLLKGSNPRKQAGRQRG
- a CDS encoding methyltransferase domain-containing protein, giving the protein MPDSCCPPSNAFDQTRAVEERYGAAAHEQEACLCTPVGFDPELLRVIPNAVVERDYGCGDPTRWVRAGDRVLDLGSGSGKNAFICSQIVGAAGAVIGVDRNVDMLALSRGAAAQVAEAIGFANVQFVDGAIEALDAPTSDGMPLVADGSVDVVLSNCVLNLVNPSDRDRLLANIRRVLAPGGRVAISDIVCDQLVPQHLQEDPDLWSGCISGAWEETAFLEAFRRLGFEQVHYADRSQDPWREVESIEFRAVTLVGDLPVSSGCCP
- a CDS encoding NAD(P)H-binding protein, whose product is MQVLVVGGTGTLGRQIARRALDAGHQVRCMVRTPRKAAFLQEWGCELTRGDLLEPDSLDYALDGVDAVIDAATSRPSDPQSIYESDWDGKLNLLRACDRANVKRFVFLSLLGAHRYRDVPLMDIKACTENLLEASDFDYTILQGAAFMQGVISQFAIPVLESQTVWVSGSPTAIAYMNTQDMARFAVAALERPETVRGTFPVVGPKPWNTGQLVQLCERCSGKTARVFRVQPILIKLMQGVASFFEPAVNVAERLAFAEVTGGGQPLDAQMKSSYAAFGLDEAETTDMESYIREYYDTILKRLREMEADLDKDAKKKLPF
- the petM gene encoding cytochrome b6-f complex subunit PetM; this translates as MASEIFGTAAIFWVLIPIGLVGGALLLKLEGD
- a CDS encoding N2,N2-dimethylguanosine tRNA methyltransferase encodes the protein MADTALGIPDHHYREGSASLTLGSGFFRPDSRPSRDCSVLLARHQQRNVEGQLRWLDLMAGCGIRSLRWGLEAVQARPERVELWVNDGDPDRSPYLENNLSDLPSPVRISSQAAEMLLARAYLEGRFFDLIDLDAFGAPGALIQPVLQVLRFDGILLLASTDGRSPTGHDRAGAVRSLGAAARVHPASWELALRHQLGLLARQAWMLGRGLQPLLCFSEGRTFRVVVRMRRQLQPGEEHHLGLIARCEACGSQVVQVLRNLSGWPSCRCASGAGRWSVSGPLWIGPMQDRHTLVALRGDPWLRNPGAISNRTQRLLERLEADPGSPATVWPTDELARRLGVGGPPPLNQLVTAVRQAGFQAYPSGVMAGQVRTDADLTVLLRLCADLRAEGT
- a CDS encoding alpha/beta fold hydrolase, encoding MPRAVSANAPQPAEPWCPEAETSAWGHHHEWTWRRQPSRGRPNQQWTCHWRVLGPSHGPALVLLHGFGASSGHWRRIAPKLAAQGWQVFSLDLLGFGASDQPGIRQGGPLDNRIWGQQTAAFLQEVVQQPAVLIGNSLGGLSALTTAVLTPHLVRALVAAPLPDPALLQPLPRRRSPWRRRWIRRWLGLVVQLIPLQWIVPVIARSKLIRLGLQGAYTASITNDLDLQQLIGRPARRPTAARALRAMTLGMSLRPRGATAPALLEQLATTNLPMLLLWGQNDRFIPLTIGQQVVHQHPWVELNVLHHCGHCPHDEDPIQFLNALLPWLDRNLGNSRPAGDVQKT
- the ilvN gene encoding acetolactate synthase small subunit; this translates as MKHTLSVLVEDESGALSRIAGLFARRGFNIHSLAVGPAEADGQSRLTMVVEGDEQTLEQMTKQLDKLVNVLQVLDLTQRPAVERELMLLKVKAPAETRSAVFDLVQVFRAKVVDVADEALTLEVVGDPGKLVALERLMRPFGILEIARTGKVALERASGVNTELLKVSPSETRIPA
- a CDS encoding peptidylprolyl isomerase, translating into MRSPLRRVVLSLLLLIPLMVSCSASPQASPTPSCADASVPCLQGTTQVQVSTNRGEITIEVDGDAAPITAGNFVDLVRRGTYDGTMFHRVVREPVPFVVQGGDPKSKDRSVPLNQLGTGSFVDPETGQSRMIPLEISFRGEENPRYSREITNPSQLDSLSLNHERGSVAMARSQAPDSASAQFYIALKPLPELDGRYAVFGKVIKGMDVVDEIRQGDRITKASLGD
- a CDS encoding photosystem I assembly protein Ycf4, with translation MSAAVLEQSVLGSRRLSNFLVAAAVSVGGVGFLLASLSSYFGQDLLPFGHPAALIFVPQGLVMGLYSLAAALLASYLWYVIAVDVGSGSNRFDKESGVVVISRRGFRRPVCVEFPLKDVKAVKVEVRDGFNARRRVSLRLQGRRDLPLTRVGEPLPLAQLEQEGAELARFLGVNLEGL